The stretch of DNA TTTGGGGTGCACCCTGAGCGCCTTGATCGACGACCAGGAGAAGGTGCCGATCGAGACCATGATCATGATCGCGACCAGCGCCGGCATCGGGATGATGCTGACCAGGTCGCCCAGGACCACGACCATGAACAGCAGGTAGACCCCCGCCGCAAAGGAGGACAGCCGCCCGCGCCCGCCCGATTTGACGTTGATGATCGACTGCCCGATCATCGCGCAGCCCGCCATGCCGCCGATGAAGCCGGTGGCGGTGTTGGCAACCCCCTGGCCGATGCATTCCTGGTTGCGGTTCGACCGCGTGTCGGTCAGGTCGTCCACGATGTTCTGCGTCATCAGGCTTTCGAGCAGCCCCACGACGGCGACCGCCACCGAATAGGGCAGGATGATCCGCAGCGTTTCCAGGGTCAGGGGAATGTCGGGGATCAGGAACACCGGCAGCGTGTCGGGCAGCGCGCCCATGTCGCCCACCGTGCGCACGTCGAGCCCGAGGGCGAAAACCAGCGCCGTCAGGACGACGATGGTGACCAGCGGCGAGGGGATCGCCGTCGTCAGCAGCGGAAACAGGTAGATGATCGCAAGGCCGGCCGCGACCAGCGCATAGGTGACCCAGGTCACCGCGCGCGGGTCGAGCTCGGGCAGCTGCGCCATGAAGATCAGGATCGCCAGCGCGTTCACGAAGCCGGTCATCACCGACTTCGAGACGTAGCGCATGACGAAGCCCAGCCGCAGCAGGCCCGCGCCGATCTGCAGCAGCCCCGCAAGGACGGTGGCGGCCAGCAGGTATTGCAGCCCGTGGTCGCGCACCAGCGTCACCATCAGCACGGCGGTCGCCGCGGTCGCGGCCGAGATCATGCCCGGCCGCCCCCCGGTGACCGCGATGATGACGGCGATCGAGAAACTGGCATAGAGCCCCACCTTGGGGTCCACGCCTGCGATGATGGAAAAGGCG from Halovulum dunhuangense encodes:
- a CDS encoding SulP family inorganic anion transporter, encoding MISLDAYRGQWLGNIRGDLLAGLVVALALIPEAIAFSIIAGVDPKVGLYASFSIAVIIAVTGGRPGMISAATAATAVLMVTLVRDHGLQYLLAATVLAGLLQIGAGLLRLGFVMRYVSKSVMTGFVNALAILIFMAQLPELDPRAVTWVTYALVAAGLAIIYLFPLLTTAIPSPLVTIVVLTALVFALGLDVRTVGDMGALPDTLPVFLIPDIPLTLETLRIILPYSVAVAVVGLLESLMTQNIVDDLTDTRSNRNQECIGQGVANTATGFIGGMAGCAMIGQSIINVKSGGRGRLSSFAAGVYLLFMVVVLGDLVSIIPMPALVAIMIMVSIGTFSWSSIKALRVHPKSSSIVMVATVITVVYTHNLAIGVLVGVLLSGIFFAGKIAQLFRVTSEISADGRVRTYRVEGQLFYGSVEDFMNAFDFREAPERVVIDVSRAHIWDISSVQALDMAILKFRRDGAEVEVVGMNAATETLVDRLAIHDKPGAMDKLMAH